The following proteins come from a genomic window of Helicobacter canadensis MIT 98-5491:
- a CDS encoding CheB methylesterase domain-containing protein → MVNRNEKYHPDLILKSNPYKSEGKKLIAIGASTGGVEAIAKIVQMLPSNLPPIVITQHIPEGFSTSFANRLNRLASLEVFEANEKMLLQNSCAYLAPGGKHLLLDKIGNDYFVKSIDGERISRHKPSVDVMFRSVNNVVGKNALAIIMTGMGDDGSIGIKELYDNGAYTIAQDESSCVVFGMPKQAIARGAVCEVVGLDEIPEKIIQFSQGNLKRGK, encoded by the coding sequence ATGGTTAATCGCAATGAAAAATATCATCCTGATTTGATCTTAAAATCCAATCCCTATAAAAGCGAAGGGAAGAAACTTATTGCCATTGGAGCAAGCACAGGAGGAGTAGAAGCAATTGCAAAGATTGTTCAAATGCTTCCTTCTAATTTGCCACCTATTGTTATTACTCAACATATTCCAGAAGGTTTTTCAACCTCCTTTGCCAATCGCCTTAATCGTCTTGCCTCACTTGAAGTTTTTGAAGCAAATGAAAAAATGCTTTTGCAAAACTCTTGTGCTTATCTTGCACCAGGAGGCAAACATTTACTTCTAGATAAAATTGGCAATGATTATTTTGTAAAAAGTATTGATGGAGAAAGAATTTCTCGTCATAAGCCAAGTGTAGATGTGATGTTTCGCAGTGTTAATAATGTTGTTGGTAAAAATGCGTTGGCAATTATTATGACAGGAATGGGTGATGATGGTAGCATCGGAATTAAAGAGCTTTATGACAATGGAGCTTATACAATTGCACAAGATGAAAGTAGTTGTGTTGTGTTTGGAATGCCTAAACAGGCAATTGCTAGGGGTGCAGTGTGTGAAGTGGTTGGGCTAGACGAAATTCCAGAGAAGATTATACAATTTTCGCAAGGAAATCTTAAAAGAGGAAAATAG
- a CDS encoding CheR family methyltransferase, with the protein MPLISSNEINKARDLIYEIAGIHLPSNKDSTIKNRLDKLVRDLGIQNFDDFFMQLKAGRFKQEFINSFTTNKTDFFREGFHFLDMVNRILPHRFKESEPIKVYCSASSTGEEPYSIAATLLYAKEIYHSKTPVSLLATDIDTSVLEFAKRGKYIVDTFLNPLPTWLELKDFFDIMPKSQREISMEAKPSLKNIINFKQHNLYAKTYPFGKNEFDIIFCRNVLIYFKVSDQEEILQKLFNCLKVGGTLYLGHSESILGLAPKVDRLGQNTFIKIKD; encoded by the coding sequence TTGCCACTTATTAGCAGTAACGAAATCAATAAAGCACGAGATTTAATCTATGAGATTGCTGGGATTCATTTACCAAGCAATAAAGATTCTACAATTAAAAATCGCCTTGATAAGTTGGTGCGTGATTTGGGGATACAAAATTTTGATGATTTTTTTATGCAACTTAAGGCAGGACGATTTAAACAAGAATTTATTAATAGCTTTACCACTAATAAAACAGATTTTTTCCGTGAGGGATTTCATTTTTTGGATATGGTTAATCGAATTTTGCCTCATCGATTCAAAGAAAGCGAACCTATTAAAGTGTATTGTTCGGCAAGTTCTACAGGAGAAGAGCCTTATTCTATTGCTGCGACTTTACTTTATGCAAAGGAGATTTACCATTCTAAAACCCCAGTAAGTTTATTGGCGACAGATATTGATACTTCGGTTTTGGAGTTTGCCAAAAGGGGTAAATATATCGTGGATACTTTTTTAAATCCTCTTCCTACTTGGTTAGAATTAAAAGATTTTTTTGATATTATGCCAAAAAGTCAAAGGGAAATTTCTATGGAAGCTAAGCCAAGTTTAAAAAATATTATCAATTTTAAGCAACATAATTTATATGCCAAGACTTACCCTTTTGGGAAAAATGAATTTGATATTATTTTTTGTCGCAATGTTTTGATTTATTTTAAAGTGAGCGATCAAGAGGAAATTTTACAGAAGCTTTTTAATTGTCTGAAGGTTGGTGGAACCCTTTATTTAGGGCATTCTGAAAGTATTTTAGGGTTGGCTCCTAAAGTTGATCGGTTAGGACAGAATACCTTTATTAAAATAAAGGATTAA
- the flgL gene encoding flagellar hook-associated protein FlgL: MRIGTNSSYTMLQYYQGRTQNGLNGILAQMNGLKIQYGYQDSSIFNKTLELDYNLTTLTQSKELANNALTFTRHTDTALSELVKNMDNFKSKLVQGANDIHSETSRLAIAQDLQSLRDHFLSIANTSIGGEFIFAGTATTSKPFNSDGSYNGNNATLNALLSSSNSVTYNITGYELFFGSDNDTNRIISTNVPKFNQSALNPQIMDPNHPTGNSEEVYITAEDTLRDLVGDNDSDPSNNGPEVFYITGRRPDGTAFKSKFSMEVAYNDKDQAVKVQDLLDRIGKEFGNTETSKVVEVSLNKWGEIEIKDLTGGRSNIEFYMVSSSYQDPANPDGVGTADIDTLLNSGVKVNTYVQSPYLGSFSNSQITSVEDYNDHRLHTIPTTFRNHNNEIAKTSTLLTDIFPDGVTQLDLSGISANDADKNPTNNNLNSTFTITPTSTVQDLMDSIKTMYNNQQGANVEVQFSNGKITIIDNNVSQKTPPDQSQNNLPYTGESSLSLTITAQDNAGNNVNGFRNDYSVEYDRVGFSKEGSTLSSNVSQIVRDTNEYATMSTKLSEVSGVGLDGHIYNFEVKDVNGTPISGRIEFSDTGTNMIIETPATINGVNIANIPIPILNPNGNPPQVAGDATPADEVTYQQLADTLGIVMNLSNSSQADLQNIFVQGGADFNNPDVKLSYETLISNAKNNVSISLDSSGQMQLKDLNNSPTRMEFMLYDNQSSNFALDANGRVNTTGHPALTFQANNAIIADDPHVDFFKQIDTIIQALEDGTYRPGGSNEYDDSMRNPGIQNALLVFDHLADHVNKAHTKNGAQGNSFEYSIERTESLIVQVKTLRSETIDTDFAEAYLQFSTLSLNYQAMLSSIGKISQLSLVNYI; encoded by the coding sequence ATGAGAATAGGGACAAACTCTAGCTATACAATGTTGCAATATTATCAAGGAAGAACACAAAATGGCTTAAATGGAATCTTAGCCCAAATGAATGGCTTAAAGATTCAATATGGCTATCAAGATAGTAGTATCTTCAATAAAACACTTGAATTAGACTACAATCTCACAACTTTAACCCAAAGCAAAGAACTTGCCAATAACGCACTCACTTTTACACGACACACCGATACTGCTTTGAGTGAATTAGTCAAAAATATGGATAATTTTAAAAGCAAACTCGTCCAAGGTGCTAATGATATTCATAGCGAAACTTCACGTCTAGCTATCGCTCAAGATCTACAATCCCTTCGCGATCACTTTTTATCCATTGCTAATACTTCCATTGGTGGAGAATTTATCTTTGCAGGAACCGCAACAACTTCTAAGCCTTTTAATAGCGATGGTAGCTATAATGGAAACAATGCAACACTTAATGCCCTTCTTAGCTCCAGCAACTCTGTAACCTATAATATAACAGGTTATGAACTATTCTTCGGTTCCGATAATGATACTAATCGCATTATCTCAACCAATGTCCCAAAGTTTAATCAAAGTGCTTTAAACCCTCAAATTATGGATCCAAATCATCCAACGGGAAATAGCGAAGAAGTTTATATTACTGCTGAAGATACCTTACGCGATTTAGTGGGCGATAATGATTCTGATCCTAGCAACAATGGTCCCGAAGTTTTCTATATTACAGGTCGCAGACCAGATGGGACAGCCTTTAAATCAAAATTTTCTATGGAAGTAGCTTATAACGACAAAGATCAAGCCGTCAAAGTGCAAGATCTACTTGATAGAATCGGAAAAGAATTTGGCAACACGGAAACTAGCAAAGTTGTAGAAGTTTCACTTAATAAATGGGGAGAAATTGAAATAAAGGATCTCACAGGAGGGCGATCTAATATTGAATTTTATATGGTATCAAGTAGCTATCAAGATCCTGCCAATCCAGATGGAGTGGGCACGGCAGATATTGATACACTCTTAAATAGCGGAGTAAAGGTGAATACCTATGTTCAAAGTCCTTATTTGGGTAGTTTTTCAAATTCTCAAATCACTTCTGTAGAAGACTACAATGATCATAGACTTCACACAATTCCAACGACTTTTAGGAATCATAATAATGAAATTGCAAAAACTTCAACTTTGCTAACAGATATTTTTCCTGATGGCGTTACACAACTTGATTTAAGCGGAATCTCCGCCAATGATGCAGACAAAAATCCAACTAACAATAACTTAAATTCTACTTTTACTATCACTCCAACTTCCACCGTGCAAGATTTAATGGATTCTATCAAAACAATGTATAACAATCAACAAGGTGCCAATGTTGAAGTGCAATTTAGCAATGGAAAAATTACTATTATTGACAATAATGTTTCCCAAAAAACTCCACCCGATCAATCTCAAAACAATCTACCCTATACAGGAGAAAGCTCCCTAAGCTTAACCATTACTGCTCAAGATAATGCAGGTAATAATGTCAATGGATTCCGCAATGATTATAGCGTGGAATACGATAGAGTAGGTTTTAGTAAAGAAGGTTCTACTCTAAGCTCCAATGTCTCACAAATTGTTCGCGATACCAATGAATATGCTACAATGAGCACAAAACTCTCAGAAGTTTCAGGAGTTGGACTTGATGGGCACATTTATAACTTTGAAGTCAAAGATGTCAATGGAACTCCAATTAGCGGTAGAATAGAGTTTAGCGATACAGGAACCAATATGATTATTGAAACTCCTGCCACAATTAATGGGGTTAATATAGCCAATATTCCAATTCCTATCTTAAATCCCAATGGAAATCCACCCCAAGTTGCAGGTGATGCAACTCCTGCTGATGAAGTTACCTATCAACAATTAGCCGATACTCTAGGTATTGTAATGAATCTATCCAATTCAAGCCAAGCAGATTTGCAAAATATCTTTGTTCAAGGTGGTGCAGACTTCAACAATCCAGATGTAAAACTTTCTTATGAAACACTCATTAGCAATGCTAAAAATAATGTCTCTATTAGCCTTGATTCAAGCGGACAAATGCAACTCAAAGATCTTAATAATTCTCCTACAAGAATGGAATTTATGCTTTATGATAACCAAAGTAGCAACTTTGCTCTTGATGCTAATGGCAGAGTAAATACAACAGGACACCCTGCACTAACTTTCCAAGCCAATAATGCCATTATTGCTGATGATCCACATGTGGATTTTTTCAAACAAATTGATACAATCATTCAAGCACTAGAAGATGGCACTTATAGACCTGGAGGCAGCAATGAGTATGATGATAGTATGCGAAATCCTGGTATCCAAAACGCACTTTTAGTGTTTGATCATCTAGCCGATCATGTCAATAAAGCACACACTAAAAATGGGGCACAAGGCAATTCATTTGAATACTCTATTGAACGCACTGAATCACTTATCGTGCAAGTTAAAACCTTGCGTTCTGAAACAATTGACACTGATTTTGCAGAAGCATATTTGCAATTTTCTACCCTATCTTTAAACTATCAAGCAATGCTCTCTTCTATTGGCAAAATCTCACAACTCTCGCTAGTAAATTACATTTAA
- a CDS encoding YigZ family protein, producing MELYYPTEVAQSTFEVKGSQFLSFLIPIEHYESFLKEAKAKHTKAVHFVTASRFFNAQSQIVESFSDDGEPKGTSGMPTLKVLRGYDLIECALLSVRYFGGTLLGTGGLVRAYTQGAKGAILQAQMQNILKAYIPQSKETLFVAFSLLAQVEYLAKKMEVKILKKEFLDKGVKLEIQAYKDYLSAFVLKVESLSF from the coding sequence GTGGAGTTGTATTATCCTACAGAAGTTGCACAAAGCACTTTTGAAGTAAAAGGTTCGCAATTTCTCTCCTTTCTTATCCCTATTGAACATTATGAAAGCTTCCTTAAAGAGGCAAAGGCTAAGCATACTAAAGCGGTGCATTTTGTAACTGCTAGTCGTTTTTTTAATGCACAATCTCAAATTGTTGAGTCTTTTAGTGATGATGGTGAGCCAAAAGGCACTTCAGGAATGCCAACATTAAAAGTATTAAGGGGCTATGACTTAATAGAGTGCGCATTGCTTAGTGTGCGATATTTTGGTGGAACATTACTGGGAACAGGTGGATTGGTTCGTGCCTATACGCAAGGGGCAAAAGGAGCAATTTTGCAAGCACAAATGCAAAATATTCTTAAAGCTTATATCCCTCAATCCAAAGAAACACTTTTTGTCGCTTTTTCGCTATTAGCACAAGTGGAATATTTAGCTAAAAAAATGGAAGTAAAAATTCTCAAAAAGGAATTTTTAGATAAGGGTGTAAAACTAGAGATTCAAGCGTATAAAGATTATTTGAGTGCTTTTGTTTTGAAAGTGGAGAGTTTAAGTTTTTGA
- the ciaB gene encoding invasion protein CiaB codes for MENKILLDIATLYRYLEEENRKTNGLYESIKSDIPIFLKPIFKKMPVNQETLLALIDRVVALKEGALLNVLNKLQFKEEEILEIRTLMLRITEDFYVKRHQKLLEFVKDRNLLTPFLRELLVSVHQVGLVFNSFFINWQEKLILGINKDLSQKFNNDLPSILEALKSAQEISQNGEVSDRSYSVPVLKEGKYEAMAYADFFKGEFETFQATFEKMLLNLESIPEVCPKFEQKDSYLAYFKALQKALMQKDTTKLLESWRDVDKAWMKITTPLQVGHPLEYYEDHYRKAVAPEWDLRIARIYEGKDLLDLDSTNEVSKEAFMEFYSQYTAKMPQTSYKKEIDFCVQESLAKTQSYGGQPLLFYGAELNGLFSAQVVPNDESVSSQYGKKIFYFPDRVWEISCAKPFMLLSRKTFPEKFLDFNREMLYFRKKDWYKVYEISTIGHEFGHILWVSLDSELQINKSGQFKNIEEFKATMGGLAYYFVAKNQPLLKELVFNMISRAVGLMAWKKEDEVLPYYCEGLIHLDILFSSEILEYVGNFESVALKIYEERIPQLVERYLQVYDELIKIYLNKADALEFLSKYTLKDAEGYFMPLREEVYTFVRDYYEQYNAIGQVVDHLSIAEWKENYLKGKKIATY; via the coding sequence GTGGAGAATAAAATCCTTTTAGATATTGCTACGCTTTATCGCTATTTAGAAGAAGAAAATAGAAAAACCAATGGTTTGTATGAAAGCATTAAAAGCGATATTCCAATATTTTTAAAGCCTATTTTTAAAAAAATGCCTGTTAATCAAGAAACTTTGTTGGCGTTAATTGATAGGGTGGTCGCCTTAAAAGAAGGTGCTTTGTTGAACGTTTTAAATAAACTTCAATTTAAAGAAGAAGAGATTTTAGAAATTCGCACTTTAATGTTGCGTATTACAGAAGATTTTTATGTAAAAAGACATCAAAAGCTTTTAGAGTTTGTTAAAGATAGGAATCTTCTAACACCTTTTTTAAGGGAATTGTTAGTAAGTGTTCATCAAGTGGGCTTAGTTTTTAATAGTTTTTTTATAAACTGGCAAGAAAAGTTGATTTTGGGAATCAATAAAGATTTGAGCCAAAAATTTAATAATGATTTACCTAGCATTCTTGAAGCCCTAAAGAGTGCTCAAGAAATTTCGCAAAATGGCGAAGTAAGTGATAGAAGTTATTCGGTTCCTGTATTAAAAGAAGGTAAATATGAAGCAATGGCTTATGCGGATTTTTTTAAAGGGGAATTTGAAACATTTCAAGCCACTTTTGAAAAAATGCTTTTAAACCTTGAATCCATTCCTGAAGTTTGCCCAAAATTTGAGCAAAAAGATTCTTATCTAGCATATTTTAAAGCATTGCAAAAAGCCTTGATGCAAAAAGATACCACAAAGCTCTTAGAATCTTGGCGTGATGTGGATAAAGCTTGGATGAAAATCACAACGCCTTTGCAAGTGGGACATCCTTTGGAGTATTATGAAGATCATTATAGAAAAGCAGTAGCTCCAGAGTGGGATTTAAGAATTGCTAGAATCTACGAAGGAAAAGATTTGCTTGATTTGGATTCTACCAATGAAGTTAGCAAAGAAGCATTTATGGAGTTTTATTCTCAATATACAGCAAAAATGCCGCAAACTTCCTATAAAAAGGAAATTGATTTTTGTGTTCAAGAATCTTTGGCAAAAACTCAAAGTTATGGTGGGCAGCCTTTGTTGTTTTATGGTGCAGAGTTAAATGGTTTGTTTAGTGCGCAAGTTGTGCCAAATGATGAAAGTGTGAGTTCTCAATATGGCAAAAAGATTTTTTATTTTCCAGATAGAGTATGGGAGATTTCTTGTGCTAAGCCTTTTATGCTTTTAAGTCGCAAAACTTTTCCAGAGAAATTTTTAGATTTTAATCGAGAAATGCTTTATTTTCGCAAAAAGGATTGGTATAAAGTCTATGAAATTTCTACTATAGGGCATGAATTTGGGCATATTTTGTGGGTAAGTTTGGATAGTGAATTGCAGATCAATAAAAGTGGGCAATTTAAAAATATTGAAGAGTTTAAAGCTACAATGGGTGGTTTAGCTTATTATTTTGTTGCTAAGAATCAACCACTTTTAAAAGAGCTTGTTTTTAATATGATTTCAAGAGCAGTTGGGTTAATGGCTTGGAAAAAAGAAGATGAGGTTTTGCCCTATTATTGTGAGGGATTGATACATCTTGATATTCTTTTTAGTTCTGAGATTTTAGAATATGTTGGAAATTTTGAATCGGTGGCTTTAAAGATTTATGAAGAAAGAATACCTCAATTAGTTGAAAGGTATTTGCAGGTTTATGATGAGCTTATTAAAATCTATTTAAATAAGGCAGATGCTTTGGAATTTTTATCAAAGTATACTTTAAAGGATGCAGAAGGGTATTTTATGCCTTTAAGAGAAGAAGTTTATACTTTTGTTAGAGATTATTATGAGCAATATAATGCCATAGGACAAGTAGTGGATCATTTAAGCATTGCAGAATGGAAAGAAAATTATTTAAAAGGAAAAAAAATTGCCACTTATTAG
- the aspS gene encoding aspartate--tRNA ligase yields the protein MRSHYCTGLDEKDIGKEVTLCGWCNTYRDHGGIIFIDLRDRSGIVQLVFDPKDSQQAHKIASEVRDEYVLVAKGKVRKRGEGLENPKLKTGKIEVLIDELNIENKSLTPPIAVGDESVGEDVRLKYRYLDLRNPRLQEIFITRSKVAQAVRNSLSHLGFLEIETPILTKATPEGARDYLVPSRVHHGEFYALPQSPQLFKQLLMVSGFDKYFQIAKCFRDEDLRLDRQPEFTQIDIEMSFCEQKDVIGVAEEVLKSIFAACGISIQMPFPHYTYNEVMEKYGSDKPDLRYELPLVEVGDLFIDSTNEIFATIAKDSKKNRFKALCVKGGDNFFSRKTLGEAEEFVRKFGAKGLAYLQIKEEGIKGPLVKFIKEENLKTLLDRVGASVGDIIFFGAGAKKVVWDYMGRLRQKVASDMGMIDESVYQFLWVVDFPMFERNDDGSISALHHPFTMPKNLEVQDIEEINSVAYDVVLNGFEIGGGSIRIHKQEIQSKVFELLGISQKEAQDKFSFLLEALQFGAPPHGGIAFGLDRIIMLLCKAHSIRDVIAFPKTQKATCPLTEAPSPANEEQLRELHIKVRETKK from the coding sequence TTGAGAAGCCATTATTGCACAGGTTTAGATGAAAAAGATATTGGTAAAGAAGTAACTTTATGTGGTTGGTGTAACACTTATCGGGATCACGGCGGAATCATTTTTATTGATTTGCGCGATAGAAGTGGGATAGTGCAACTTGTTTTTGATCCAAAGGATTCACAACAGGCTCATAAAATCGCAAGTGAAGTGCGAGATGAGTATGTGCTTGTCGCAAAAGGAAAGGTAAGAAAAAGAGGCGAGGGTTTAGAAAATCCAAAACTCAAAACTGGAAAAATTGAAGTTTTGATTGATGAGTTAAACATTGAAAATAAAAGCTTAACCCCACCTATTGCGGTAGGTGATGAGAGTGTGGGCGAAGATGTGAGATTGAAATATCGCTATTTAGATTTGCGTAATCCGCGTTTGCAAGAAATCTTTATCACAAGAAGCAAGGTTGCTCAAGCTGTGAGAAATTCTTTAAGCCATTTAGGATTTTTAGAGATTGAAACTCCGATTTTGACTAAAGCTACTCCAGAGGGTGCGAGGGATTATCTTGTGCCAAGCCGTGTGCATCACGGAGAATTTTATGCATTACCACAAAGCCCACAACTTTTTAAACAACTTTTAATGGTGAGTGGATTTGATAAATATTTTCAAATTGCAAAATGCTTTAGGGATGAAGATTTAAGGTTAGATAGACAACCTGAATTTACGCAGATTGATATTGAAATGAGCTTTTGTGAGCAAAAAGATGTGATAGGAGTTGCAGAAGAAGTTTTAAAATCTATTTTTGCAGCCTGTGGCATTAGTATTCAAATGCCTTTTCCGCATTATACTTATAATGAAGTTATGGAGAAGTATGGTAGCGATAAGCCAGATTTGCGTTATGAATTACCGCTTGTGGAAGTAGGGGATTTGTTTATTGATTCAACTAATGAAATTTTTGCTACCATTGCTAAAGATTCTAAGAAAAACCGATTTAAAGCACTTTGTGTTAAAGGTGGGGATAATTTCTTCAGTCGAAAAACTTTGGGTGAAGCCGAAGAGTTTGTAAGAAAGTTTGGTGCAAAAGGCTTAGCGTATTTGCAAATCAAAGAAGAAGGAATCAAAGGACCTTTGGTTAAATTTATCAAAGAAGAGAATCTTAAAACCTTATTAGATCGTGTTGGTGCTAGTGTGGGTGATATTATATTCTTTGGTGCAGGAGCTAAAAAAGTTGTTTGGGATTATATGGGGCGTTTGCGTCAAAAAGTCGCTAGTGATATGGGAATGATTGATGAGAGTGTTTATCAATTCCTGTGGGTAGTGGATTTCCCTATGTTTGAACGCAACGATGATGGCAGTATCTCTGCTTTGCATCATCCTTTCACAATGCCAAAGAATCTAGAAGTGCAAGATATTGAAGAGATTAATTCAGTGGCGTATGATGTGGTGTTAAATGGTTTTGAGATTGGTGGTGGAAGTATTAGAATCCACAAACAAGAGATTCAAAGCAAAGTGTTTGAGCTTTTGGGAATCAGCCAAAAAGAAGCACAAGACAAGTTTAGCTTTTTGCTTGAAGCGTTACAATTTGGAGCGCCACCACACGGAGGAATCGCCTTTGGTTTAGATAGAATTATTATGTTGCTTTGCAAAGCACATTCTATTCGCGATGTTATTGCATTCCCTAAAACACAAAAAGCAACTTGTCCGCTTACAGAAGCTCCAAGTCCTGCTAATGAAGAGCAATTAAGAGAATTACACATTAAAGTAAGAGAAACCAAAAAGTAA
- the ruvB gene encoding Holliday junction branch migration DNA helicase RuvB: MERIVEIEKMELEGDEEVKLRPSDWDDYIGQEKLKRNLKVFIEAAKKRGDVLDHLLLFGPPGLGKTTLAHIISGEMNAPIKVTAAPMIEKAGDLAAILTNLSEGEILFIDEIHRLSPAIEEILYPAMEDFRLDIIIGSGPAAQTVKIDLPRFTLIGATTRAGMISNPLRDRFGMQFRMQFYEKEELARIVQIASIKLQKECSNEGALEIAKRSRGTPRIALRLLKRVRDFAEVAEEEIITKERTQYALNELGVNEYGFDELDLRFLKIICESRGRPIGLSTLAAAMSEDEGTVEDVIEPYLLVNGFLERTARGRIATQKTYELFSFRNVGSLF; the protein is encoded by the coding sequence TTGGAAAGAATTGTTGAAATTGAAAAAATGGAATTGGAGGGTGATGAGGAAGTCAAGCTCCGCCCAAGCGATTGGGATGATTATATAGGGCAAGAAAAACTTAAAAGGAATTTGAAAGTCTTTATTGAAGCGGCTAAAAAGCGTGGAGATGTCTTAGATCATTTATTGCTTTTTGGACCCCCAGGGCTTGGTAAAACGACTTTAGCTCATATTATTAGCGGTGAGATGAATGCTCCAATTAAAGTTACGGCTGCACCAATGATTGAAAAAGCAGGTGATTTAGCGGCTATTTTAACTAATCTAAGTGAGGGGGAGATACTTTTTATTGATGAGATTCATAGATTATCTCCTGCTATTGAAGAGATTTTGTATCCTGCAATGGAAGATTTTAGATTAGATATTATTATCGGTAGCGGTCCTGCAGCCCAAACGGTAAAGATTGATTTGCCTCGTTTTACGCTTATTGGAGCGACAACAAGAGCTGGGATGATTAGTAATCCATTACGCGATAGGTTTGGAATGCAGTTTCGAATGCAGTTTTATGAAAAAGAAGAATTGGCTAGAATCGTGCAAATTGCTTCAATTAAGTTGCAAAAAGAATGTTCTAATGAAGGGGCATTAGAGATTGCTAAGCGTTCGCGTGGCACACCTAGAATCGCCTTGCGTTTGTTGAAACGCGTAAGGGATTTTGCTGAAGTAGCAGAGGAAGAAATCATTACAAAAGAACGCACCCAATATGCTTTAAATGAGCTTGGAGTTAATGAATATGGCTTTGATGAATTGGATTTGCGTTTTTTGAAGATTATTTGCGAGAGTAGGGGGCGTCCTATTGGGCTTAGCACACTTGCTGCGGCAATGAGCGAAGATGAGGGGACTGTTGAAGATGTTATTGAGCCTTATTTATTGGTAAATGGATTCTTAGAACGCACTGCTAGGGGTAGAATCGCTACTCAAAAAACCTATGAATTATTTTCCTTTAGAAATGTAGGGAGTTTATTTTAA
- a CDS encoding adenylate kinase has translation MKKLFLVIGAPGSGKTTDAEIISKNNSDSMVHYSTGELLRAEIASGSELGKLIDSFTSKGNLVPLDIVVKTIVDAISNAPKDIVIIDGYPRSVEQMQELDKILAQKQEIILESVIEVEVSEKVACDRVLGRARGADDSVEVFHNRMKVYLEPLAEIQKFYTSKGILHKINGERTIEEIVSEMENFIKSKN, from the coding sequence ATGAAGAAATTATTTTTAGTGATTGGTGCGCCAGGAAGTGGTAAGACCACAGATGCAGAAATTATTAGCAAAAATAATAGTGATTCTATGGTACATTATTCTACAGGTGAATTATTACGCGCTGAAATTGCAAGTGGAAGTGAACTAGGGAAGCTCATTGATAGTTTTACTAGCAAAGGGAATCTTGTTCCTTTGGATATTGTGGTTAAAACCATTGTGGATGCCATTTCTAATGCACCTAAAGATATTGTAATTATTGATGGTTATCCACGCAGTGTTGAACAAATGCAAGAGTTAGATAAGATTTTAGCACAAAAACAAGAAATCATTTTAGAGAGCGTGATTGAAGTTGAAGTGAGTGAAAAAGTCGCTTGTGATAGAGTGCTTGGTAGGGCTAGAGGTGCAGATGATAGTGTTGAGGTATTTCATAATCGAATGAAAGTGTATTTAGAGCCTTTGGCAGAGATTCAGAAATTTTATACAAGCAAGGGCATTTTGCATAAAATTAATGGGGAAAGAACCATTGAAGAAATTGTAAGCGAAATGGAAAATTTTATTAAAAGTAAAAATTAA
- the panB gene encoding 3-methyl-2-oxobutanoate hydroxymethyltransferase: protein MSIQSTIKQTTITQILEKKNKEKITMITAYDALFAGIFDSEVDMILVGDSLHMSFFGAKDTLGISLDAMIYHTKAVCNGAKESLVVCDMPFGSVATPEIALQGAIRVYKETNAQAVKIEGGAEMYETIKKLVENGIAVVGHIGLKPQLVRSEGGYKVKGKNEKEAQGLLCDAIKLQEAGAFCLVLEGVRSEVGQVIAQNLKIPVIGIGSGVNVDGQVLVWSDMLGFFEAFKPKFVRQYLEGARLVREAVQQYVRDVKSGDFPKMNESY, encoded by the coding sequence ATGAGTATTCAATCTACCATAAAGCAAACAACAATTACACAGATATTAGAGAAAAAAAACAAAGAAAAAATCACAATGATTACGGCCTATGACGCACTTTTTGCAGGAATTTTTGATAGTGAAGTGGATATGATACTTGTGGGTGATAGTTTGCATATGAGTTTTTTTGGTGCAAAGGATACCTTAGGCATTAGTCTTGATGCAATGATTTATCATACAAAGGCGGTGTGTAATGGTGCTAAAGAGAGTCTTGTAGTGTGTGATATGCCCTTTGGAAGTGTGGCTACTCCAGAGATAGCCTTGCAAGGGGCGATTAGAGTCTATAAAGAAACCAATGCGCAAGCGGTTAAAATTGAGGGTGGAGCTGAAATGTATGAGACAATTAAAAAGCTTGTTGAAAATGGAATTGCAGTGGTAGGGCATATTGGATTAAAACCTCAATTAGTAAGAAGCGAAGGGGGCTATAAGGTCAAGGGTAAGAATGAAAAAGAAGCTCAAGGGCTTTTGTGTGATGCAATTAAACTCCAAGAAGCAGGTGCTTTTTGTCTTGTTTTAGAAGGAGTGAGAAGTGAAGTGGGACAAGTAATAGCGCAAAATTTAAAGATACCAGTTATTGGTATTGGGAGTGGAGTAAATGTTGATGGACAAGTGCTTGTATGGAGTGATATGCTAGGATTTTTTGAAGCTTTTAAGCCAAAATTTGTGCGGCAATATTTAGAGGGAGCAAGGCTTGTTAGAGAAGCAGTGCAGCAGTATGTAAGAGATGTAAAAAGTGGAGATTTTCCTAAAATGAACGAGAGTTATTGA